One window from the genome of Saccharomyces mikatae IFO 1815 strain IFO1815 genome assembly, chromosome: 2 encodes:
- the EFM2 gene encoding S-adenosylmethionine-dependent methyltransferase (similar to Saccharomyces cerevisiae EFM2 (YBR271W); ancestral locus Anc_1.325) codes for MFDPLDLYSPDDIQIVPVQFNLVGREQKKHTSGRQHDESLANEDEKESDDDDSVIDNLDLPSVKYASPEVILCTLILLRPDRQVNFNQETEKNKSVLEVCKSRGLQPDLLKKLLSWYADEWPNKRLNSLEKICNKIPMLRHMISKELLLGYYTSVLKKYNNNSGFDNETIQKLLKELSSRISENCGRTAQPSTIRYFELRNLRNAIPLYEPSLTADNLGWKTWGSSLILSQLVVDRLHTADMDFVANRGTKRIKVLELGSGTGLVGLSWASKWKELYGIDNTEIFVTDLPDIVTNLKKNVSLNNLQDFVQAEILDWTNPQSFIDRFGYENEFDIILIADPIYSPQHPEWVVNMISRFLAPSGTCHLEIPLRAKYAKERELLRLLLQDNDLMVVKEEYSEGIDDWGVVEYLYRQIIRN; via the coding sequence ATGTTTGATCCTCTTGACCTCTACAGTCCTGATGATATTCAAATTGTGCCTGTACAGTTTAATCTTGTAGGAAGAgagcaaaaaaagcataCCTCAGGGCGACAACATGACGAATCACTCGCAaacgaagatgaaaaagaaagtgatgatgatgatagcGTTATTGACAATCTGGATCTACCTTCCGTAAAGTATGCATCTCCAGAAGTTATTTTATGTACATTGATTCTTTTAAGGCCGGATAGGCAAGTAAACTTCAATCAGGAAACAGAGAAGAATAAATCTGTGCTAGAGGTATGCAAAAGTCGTGGGCTGCAACCCGATCTGctaaaaaaacttttgagTTGGTATGCGGATGAATGGCCCAATAAGAGGTTAAACTCGTTGGAGAAAATATGTAATAAGATTCCGATGCTGAGACATATGATATCCAAGGAACTATTATTAGGCTACTATACTAGcgtattgaaaaaatacaacaacaatagcggctttgataatgaaactATACAAAAACTTCTCAAGGAACTAAGTTCAAGAATATCTGAAAACTGTGGGAGAACAGCTCAACCTTCCACAATAAGATATTTTGAATTAAGGAATCTCAGGAATGCTATTCCGCTTTATGAACCTTCTTTAACAGCAGATAATCTTGGTTGGAAAACATGGGGGTCATCCTTAATACTTTCACAATTGGTCGTAGATCGCCTACACACTGCAGACATGGATTTTGTGGCGAACCGCGGCACCAAACGTATTAAGGTGTTGGAACTAGGATCGGGCACCGGTTTAGTAGGACTTTCATGGGCCTCAAAATGGAAAGAACTTTATGGAATTGACAACACAGAAATATTTGTTACAGATTTACCTGATATTGtaacaaatttgaaaaaaaatgtatcgCTAAATAACTTACAAGATTTTGTTCAAGCAGAAATATTAGACTGGACAAATCCGCAGAGTTTCATTGATAGATTTGGTTATGAGAATGAGTTCGATATTATATTGATAGCAGATCCAATATATTCGCCTCAACATCCAGAATGGGTGGTTAACATGATATCGAGGTTTTTGGCGCCATCAGGAACATGCCATTTGGAAATACCTTTAAGGGCAAAGTACGctaaagaaagagaacTTTTAAGATTATTACTTCAAGATAATGATCTCATGGTTGTCAAAGAGGAATATTCAGAGGGCATAGATGATTGGGGCGTTGTTGAGTATTTATATAGGCAAATCATTCGCAACTAG
- the HSM3 gene encoding Hsm3p (similar to Saccharomyces cerevisiae HSM3 (YBR272C); ancestral locus Anc_1.333), whose translation MNEKETNYVEDLLTQLENELNEDVLSEHINALLRKCSLNLVTIASLPDMNVKPLLATIKRLLTSNNTYDSLNYDYLLDIVDKLVPMTDFDDVLEVYSVEDLMKALQSGIAPLRVAACKVIENSQPKGLFATSNIIDLLLDILFDEKVDNDKVTASIERTLERLSTDELIRRRLFDNNLRYLINVKSRMQTVSFVRLIDFLAIELPLISGPEFKEALFCFTKHEVLKSVDDILAFIELVNYYAKFLLAIRNQGKYWALKYIEKTLRVFAQLFEDTENYPDVRDFSTNRLLQLFAEVSRIEEDEYSLFRSIDKDFLKIGSETKLVNEWLELINPHYLIKYHKDLVNNSFHVSGYSIEISRNLVADQECFIAIKNKFNSEVILKLPYLEQMQVVETLTRFTYSSEFLLNELPKVMGSLVGGSAGAIVDLETIHYRNCALKNLLDKGEKNLSIWYEPLVREYSRAINGKNYSKDSEPKIADDYIA comes from the coding sequence TACACAATTGGAAAATGAGCTTAATGAAGATGTCTTATCTGAACATATTAACGCACTACTAAGAAAATGTTCATTGAATCTGGTGACAATTGCCTCCCTTCCAGACATGAATGTTAAACCACTACTGGCAACGATCAAGCGTTTACTAACGTCTAACAATACGTATGATTCATTGAATTACGATTATCTCTTGGACATAGTGGATAAACTGGTTCCAATGACTGATTTTGATGACGTGCTAGAAGTATATAGTGTTGAAGATTTAATGAAAGCGCTACAATCGGGAATAGCTCCATTAAGAGTTGCAGCTTGCAAAGTTATTGAGAATTCGCAGCCAAAAGGTCTATTTGCCACCAGTAATATCATTGATCTTCTTTTGGATATTCTATTTGATGAGAAAGTAGATAATGATAAGGTAACTGCGTCCATCGAAAGAACGTTGGAAAGATTGAGTACCGATGAATTGATTAGACGCCGATTATTTGATAATAATTTGCGTTATTTGATAAATGTAAAGAGCAGAATGCAAACGGTTTCTTTTGTTAGATTGATTGATTTTCTGGCCATCGAGTTGCCATTAATTAGCGGACCTGAGTTCAAAGAGGCTTTATTTTGCTTTACTAAGCATGAAGTGCTAAAATCCGTGGATGATATTCTTGCATTCATCGAATTGGTCAACTATTATGCGAAATTTTTGCTAGCTATACGAAACCAAGGTAAATACTGGGCTTTAAAgtatattgaaaaaacattACGAGTATTTGCTcaactttttgaagataCAGAGAACTATCCAGATGTCAGAGATTTCTCTACAAATCGTCTTTTACAATTATTTGCAGAAGTTTCTcgaattgaagaagatgaatattctctttttagGAGTATTGATAAAGACTTTTTGAAGATCGGGTCTGAAACAAAGTTGGTAAACGAGTGGTTGGAATTAATCAATCCGCattatttgataaaatatcaTAAAGATCTAGTGAACAACTCTTTTCATGTCAGTGGTTATAGCATTGagatttcaagaaatcttGTAGCAGATCAAGAATGCTTCATTGctataaaaaataagttTAATTCTGAAgttattttgaaattgccATACCTAGAACAAATGCAGGTAGTGGAAACTCTGACGAGATTCACTTATTCGTCGGAGTTTTTGCTCAATGAACTGCCAAAGGTAATGGGCAGTCTCGTAGGCGGAAGTGCAGGTGCTATCGTAGATCTTGAGACTATTCATTATAGAAATTGTGCCTTGAAGAATTTACTGGACAAAGGTGAGAAAAACCTAAGCATATGGTATGAACCTTTAGTTCGAGAATACTCTAGGGCAATAAACGGGAAGAATTACTCTAAAGATAGTGAACCTAAGATTGCAGATGATTATATTGCATAG